The Lynx canadensis isolate LIC74 chromosome D4, mLynCan4.pri.v2, whole genome shotgun sequence DNA window actgaggaaaaaaaagcctCCCTGATTGTGAAATCAGAAATTCTGATATGTCATTAGTCAGTGGAGGTCTCTACCAATTTTAACATAATATCTTGAGGGAATTATGAAGATCCTCTAAATTGAAATAAGGCCCACAATAATACATGAATATCAATTagtcacaaaaagaatgaaattggaaaagcaaaataaactatgaGATCTACAATGTATCCACTTATCAAAATCTAAAATCTTTTAATGGTTgaagttaaaatgtatttgatatcTGGTAATAAAGGCTGTGTAACTTGCACACAGTTGTTCATCATTATTCTAACcaatatttcagaaatatgatgaagagaaattaagagaaggTCCTAAACGACCGTTATGGATTGCACAGTCTTTAATGAGAATTTCTGAAAGACCATCTGATTATTTAGCTGCCAGGATATGGCCCCAACATAAACCAACCCATCACCCCAAGGAGGTTGCTAAAGTAGCAGATGTACACAAACCTGTATCTCCAGCAAGAGGTAAGAAAGATAAAGAACACAAGAAAGCAGACAAGAAAGAcaaatcagaatcagaatcagaatccaCAGTTTCAAAGGGGCCACTAATAACTAGGAAGGAGTCAAAGAAAGATATAGAAACAGGAACTAAAGGTGAAAAAGATGTTGCAAAAACAGAtgtcaaaaagagaagaaacatacaAAGAAGGGTAAGGAGTCAgctacagaatctgaagaggaacaaaaaggtgcaaaaaagataccaaaaaagaaagaaagattcaaaGAAGGGTAAGGAGtcaggtacagaatctgaaggtgAAAAGAAAGATGCCAAGAAAGgtgccaagaaagaaaagaaagattcaaGGAAAGGAGTCAGGTATAGAATCTGAAGGTGAGAAGAAAGATGCCAAGAAAGATGtcaataatgaaagaaagattCAAAGGACAAGGAGGtcaggtacagaatctgaaggcgAAAAAGAAAGGGGCCATGAAAGGTGccaagaaagataagaaagattCAAAGGACAAGGAGATAGGTATAGAATCTGAAGGTGAAAAGAAAGGGGCCACAAAAGGTGccaagaaagataagaaagactCAAAGGACAAAGAGtcaggtacagaatctgaaggtgAAAAGAAGGatgccaagaaagaaaagaaagattcaaAAAAGGGCAAGGAGtcaggtacagaatctgaaggtgaaaaaaagaattcaaagaaagatgccaagaaagataagaaagattCAAAGAAGAGCAAAGAATCAAGTATAGAATCTGAAGATGAAAAGAAGGGTGCCAAGAAGGATAAGGATGGGAAAAAGATTCAAAGAAACCGGGAGAAAAAGATGATGAgtcaaaagacaagaaagaatccAAGAAAGATGCAAAGAGAAAGGTgagtaaaaaagagaagaaagatgaaaagccCAGTGGGACAGATATTGAATCAAAAGATGATGCCAAGAAAGATGCCAAGAAGAATGCCAAGAAAGATGCCAAGAAAGATGCCAAGAAAGATACTGACACAGAATCTCCTGATGCAAAGAAGGATGCAAAGAAGGATACAAAGGATGCAAAGAAGGATACAAAGGATGCAAAGAAGGATGCAAAGAAGGAtgcaaaggcaaagaaagacaagtaGGCCTTGGATAAAATTCAAAAGCATGTTCGATAAAACAATTTTAGCAATCTGATACCAAATCTATGAGTGACAGGGGGCCTCAAagaatcaaataattttaaaatggagcaaagaagaatacaaagaaagactcataaaatcataaaaatataaagaagaaaagaaaaattaagagatgaTTCAATGAAGGACTTGGAGGATACATATGCTAACTTTGGGATATGAAGGATTCAATGAACAATCCCTAGAAATGTTCAAAGAAGAATATTCAAATCAGGATGTAGAAGTTAATGACACTGGATCTGtggatagcaaaaaaaaaatatatcagacaTCAAAAAAATCCAAGGAGGTAGACATTTAATCTATATAATCAAACTGTGAAGCTGCATCCACAGATTTAAATAAAGAACTATAGGTGTATCAGAGGAAGtcaaaaaaatttcagaaagtctttcaaataaatacaaattaaaagtagcattcttcaaaaaaaataaggaaggaaggaaggaagaaaataattgcttCCTTGTGAACCTATACCGTCATCCCTGAAGCGTAAACAGCCACACCAGGTTGATGGAAATTAAATTCCACATCCAAGCCAAGACAAACACACTTGGtaagttagttttgttttttaagcgaAACTGGATTAAACAATAATTGAGTCAATTTAAGGTTTGAATTGAAATATACCATTCTTATAAAAATCTGTGTCATCTGCCAAGTATGTTTTGCTGGAATTTGGTAGAATTGAGTAGAATTTACTTACGGCTTTCTCATTATAGAAATTACTGATGAATTTGGTAACAATACACAAGAATGAAGACTTTAAAAGTATCAACAAAAGGTTAATTAGAATTACTTACCATGAGAGAGGAGACTGAGTTTTGATACATGGAAACTAACAATTTATCaagagtttgttgtttttttttttctttaaacagaataTAGTAGCCAACTTCTCTCCATTTAAGACAGGAAAATCAAACTTTTCCAAATTATCAAggtaagtaaatttattttttattttatttattttatttttggggtgtggctgggaaggagacaaagggagggagagggagatggggaggggaagggggagggggggagaggagagagagagagagagagagagagagagagagagagagagaaagaaagaaagaatcccaagcaggccccatgctcagcacagagaccaacatggggctcaaccccacaaccgtgagataatgacctgagctgaaataaagagtcagatgctcaaccgactgacccaccccaggtgccccgcacCGTAAGTAAATTTAAACAAGTCATATTAAAGAGACACCTGATAAATTGctaatacatatacaaaaccAAATTATCCAGAATTCAACAGGGTCTAACAGAGTGAaagcatttacatattttttatatatgaaaacaattaactttgtatttttataactATGTTAAACTCTCTCGTGATCCATAAGTCCTATTAatgtgacaaaaattaaaaaaaagcaatataaagCACAACGCAAAACTCTCTGAATGCCCAATTAGtggaaattaaatttctttaacattCTCTCTCAGATAAACTCAATATTGTTGCAGAACTTGCTAAGTGACTTTCTCTCACTTTTAGGCATCCCAATATAAATTCTGAATACAAAATAAAGCTTCTCCTTGATACTCCTATTCCACATACTTTCAAGAGCTAGCTTTCTGTGAACAGAAGTATAATTATGTTGCCTGGGTCTTTAAACATTGGCCCTGTTCCCCTACATCAACTACTCAAGGATTCATGCTATTGTAATTTATGGTCTTCCAGGCTGCCCTACCTTGCAGATCTGACTCAGCTGTGATGACAGAGTCAAATCCTGTCCCactattctctccctcttccaggaaaatcattctttttctccctttgctttaGAGTAAAATACTATAttcagattttcaaaattttctgaaaatgttagcATCTCTCCGAGGATTTAGGGAATCATTTAAAATcccctaggggagcctgggtagctcagttaagtttccagctttggctcaggtcatgatctcatggttcgagagttagagctccacatcgggctctgtgctgacagctcagagcctagagcctggagcctgcttcggattctgtgtctccctctctgtctgccaaccctcccccactcatgcttgtctctcttcctttctctctctctctctctctctctcaaaaataaacactaaaacatttttaaaatcccctattcctttaaaaaaaaagcccttagATTATTGTCTAACATAGCATTCAAAAGTCAACTATAAGGTTAAAATTTAATGTGTAGTACAATAATAACTGAGCTCCTGTCTTTACCATTCTACTGAAATGCATGAAGGTCCCCCGAGAACCTCTTGGAGTTCCAGTTGCAATGTCTTTTTATCGTAGCCCCTCTTTTCTATCTATGTATTTCTCTATATTTATTCCATCTATTCCCATGGCTTTATACATCATTCTTATTCTGCTGAATccttcgttttattttttttttttaagtttatttttgagagagagagacagagacagagacagtgaacggaggaggggcagagagacagggagaaagagaatctcaagcatgctctgcaccgtcagcacagaacctgatgcagggcttgaatgcatgaactgtgagatcatgacctgagacgaaactaagagtcagatgcttaaacccactgaaccacccaggtgccctgaatccTGTATTTTAAATCTAGTACTGACCTTTCCATTTAGATCCAAAATCATGTGTCTAAATATTAAGTTAAAGCATATACTTGACTGTCTTCTAGACATCTCAAAATTAACAAGTCTCAAAGAGAACTCAATACCTCTCCACCCAAACCTGTTTTCCCCAGATATTCACCAACTCAGTAAATGATGACTGCTGACTCAATCAAAAATTGGTGGGTCATTCacaattattttgtttctccatgCTTATCTATTATTAAGTCCTGCCTGGCTACCACCAATATTTAAATTGTTCACTCCATTTATACCACTTTTACATTAGAAGTCCAATCAGCCATTATATTTCACTTGGAAATCCCAAAGCCCCCTAAATGCAGGTAAAACGGCCTACTTCAACTCTCATAACCACCCAACACCCCTTCTCAACACAGAAATCATGTTCCTCCATTACTCTAAGTCTTCTAGTGTATTGATGTCACATTTAGCATaagcttgcttgctttctttttcttttttttcgcTCTAGCTTATATAGCCTTTAATTATCTGGCTTCTGACTACTTATCTGCCTTCATGTGGTAGCAAAATTGTCTACCATGCTCTTGTCACACTggatttctttctgtatttaactATATAGATCATTACACTTTCAAGGCTTCACACTGTTTCCTCTGCCTATAACACAATTCTTCTAGAACTTTACACTGCTGACTCGTAATTATTTATACTTAGCTTAAATTTTAcctttccaaacatttaaaatatattgtatttttaggttcacagaaataTTGATGATAAGGGGCAGATTTTTCCTATATATCCACCTATACATGCATAGCTTCCTCCATTTATCAACATCCACCACCCAGGTAGTATATTTATTACAACTGATAAGCCTACATTGACATATCATTATCACTCAAAACACATAATTTCCATTAGGGTTCACTCTAGGTGGTGTACATTCTATGGTTTTTAATGCATAGTGACATATATATCAACCaacagtatcatacagagtaatTTCACTGCCCCTAAAAATCTACGCGCTCTACTGTTTCATCTCATCTTTCCCTTTTACATCTGGCAACTGCCGATCTTTTCACCATCTCCATAGTCATATAGCTGAAATTATAGAATAGGTAACTTTTTCAGGCTGGCTTCTCTTATTTATCTACATGCATTTAATATTctcccatgtcttttcatggcttgaaagctcatttctttttagcactgagtaatattacattgtctagatgtaccacagattatttatctattcacctaccAAAAGACATCTTGTTTGACTCTAAGTTTTAGCAATACTGAAcaaagatgctataaacattcatgtgcattTTTGCATGTACATATCTTTTCATCCTATTTGAGAAAATACTatggagtgcaattgctggattgtatgataAGGATATGTTTAGTTTTTTCAGAAGTAATGTATGCTTAAAAAATTgctaaggggggcgcctgggtggcgcagtcggttaagcatccgacttcagccaggtcacgatcttgcggtccgtgagttcgagccccgcgtcgggctctgggctgatggctcagagcctggagcctgtttccaattctgtgtctccctctctctctgcccctcgcccgttcatgctctgtctctctctgtcccaaaaataaataaacattgaaaaaaaaaattaaaaaaaattgctaagaggggatcttatgttttcttatcatatagatgatgataataatatataaaaaaggtaGGAGGAAAACTTTTGGAGGTTATGGATAATGCTTATGATACAGagtgtggtgatggtttcataggTGTATACGTATCTCCAAAATCATCAAGTCATCAAGTTGTACACATTAAACTTGCACAGCTTTTTGGatgtctcatatatatatatatatatatatatatatatatatatatataatttctaattctgttatttatttagcTCAAAAGGATATGGATATGGCCCAATCTCATTTGACAAGGCTCCTCTAATGTAACTCTACTCCATTTCAAagggcattgtttttttttaagtttatttattattattttgagagagagagagacagagagcacacaagttggagaggggcagagagagacagaaagaaacagaatcccaagcaggctctgcactgtcagtgtggagcctgatgtggggctctaactcaccaactgtgagattatgatctgaatggaagtcagacacttaactgactgagccacccaggtgccccactttacTCCATTTCTAATGGTTAGCTCAACTTGGAAGTTGTGTTACCTAGCTTAGTACCCTCCTTCCTATTTATAGACTGGTATTAgtagacttttattttaatttcccattCCCACTCCATAAGAGAAATTAAGATTTTATCCCCTCTACAATCCAGGGGGAAAGTACacatagttttttggtttttttttttttttttttgagtctttatATGTAGCTCTGATTTCTGAGCTAAGTTACTTAATTCTTCCATAAGGACTACTAGGATAACCTCTAAATGACTTTATTCATCAGCTTATACCTTGACCTATGGCAGAGGATATTAGCTTTTCTCCAAAGCTGTGTTCTATTTCCCAAATGTAGGTTATGAGTTGTTagaaatatatggaaatgattaaagaaaaaattatattgccACTCATATGAAATGTACGGTTTTggccattaaaataaaatataatacagcaATATAAATATCCTCCTATCGATGACAATATACATGTCTCTAAGAAGTATCTAGTTTTCTAACTTTTAGTTATTTGCTAACTTTTCTTCACACATAACAATGAGCAGCAGAGACAATTAGTTGTCAATTATAGGGTGTTTTTCTAACCCTCTTTACCTTGTCTCCTTAGTACCAAAGCCAAAAGTGGAGGTGAAACAAGTTAGCAGATCAATTCAAAGGCAAAAATCCACGTAAAGGACAACCTCCTACTAAATAATCCTGCCATACCTTTCACTTCTCAATTTAGCCTTTTAATCACACAGTTTGAATGtataagatatttttttcctcttttactgaTTCATTTTCCCTCGAGTAAAACTGAGAGCTGTAAAAGTGAAATACAGATGTGAAAGAATTGCTAGCTTTGTATGCTTGTTAATATATGATTAATTCACTGCAAAGGCTTGGAGTGGTGGCTAAAGAATTTCAAATGTGACTAAAACGACAGaatatcataaaaaaaaagaaatatcataaaacaaaaacaaatctttagAAA harbors:
- the CYLC2 gene encoding LOW QUALITY PROTEIN: cylicin-2 (The sequence of the model RefSeq protein was modified relative to this genomic sequence to represent the inferred CDS: deleted 3 bases in 2 codons; substituted 1 base at 1 genomic stop codon), encoding MAICQKINFGTYDNYIPVSELSKKSWNQEHFALVFPKPPRQKKKEIHKPSQLRDNTALXKYDEEKLREGPKRPLWIAQSLMRISERPSDYLAARIWPQHKPTHHPKEVAKVADVHKPVSPARGKKDKEHKKADKKDKSESESESTVSKGKKDSKKGKESGTESEGEKKDAKKGAKKEKKDSRKGKDSKDKESGTESEGEKKDAKKEKKDSKKGKESGTESEGEKKNSKKDAKKDKKDSKKSKESSIESEDEKKGAKKDKDGKDSKKPGEKDDESKDKKESKKDAKRKVSKKEKKDEKPSGTDIESKDDAKKDAKKNAKKDAKKDAKKDTDTESPDAKKDAKKDTKDAKKDTKDAKKDAKKDAKAKKDK